The Lytechinus variegatus isolate NC3 chromosome 1, Lvar_3.0, whole genome shotgun sequence nucleotide sequence CTGTAATACATATTAGACTCGATGTTCTGTATTCATAATTATAACTCACATTTGCTCGTAGTTcgtctattttatttgtgattgatctTACGTTGCTAAGGGTGATAGTGGGTAATGCGGTGCGATGACCTCTTCTCCGGACCCGCTGTCTGATCCCTCCGCGCTTCCCTCTTCGGCGGGTTTCTGGTGGGGGATCATCTCTTGTTGGTACCCATTCGGGTAGGTTCGGGGGTCGAGTCAATGGCGAGGGCCTATCGGCGAGATAGAGCAAGAATTCTCTATCATATTGTATATTGGCAGCCGGCAGTCCATTTTGACAGTTTATCTCACAAACAGCACATATAACAAGCACAATAAAACATAGCCAGGTGAAGGAGACTTTTCCTGATAACATCCTGGCAAATATACAATTCAACACATCACCAAAAATCCAAATTTTGGGCCAAAAACTCAGGAGCAAGAATTAGTAAGTATTGGTCGCTACAGTGCAGCGCCCTCATTcatgatccttgtacaaactgaaacctagtagaaatagcatcatgggtgacGTTCGGCACAGAacagatatgaagttttgttctgcagcattagcatctcaagagattctggcagcttgcaatgaaatgtaattaataataataatacgggaattcatctttgttggAGTTGATATACATGccatttactacatgtatgatagaAGCTGCAGCTCTGATGGCCTTCAtttcaccttcatcatcatccctctgctgtttggaaatgctctcagatgatgctcgctgtgacatgagagttagacctatcctatCCATTTCTAGAAGATTAAGCCAAgaaacttgctctcatttctttatctCTACTCTAATTTTGATCTCAGTTAGTACAGATAATTATTGGTAATACAAGTGTATTCATGAGGATCAGTATTAAGTCAGAGGCTATTTGTTCGTAAAAAGATCATATCACATATTTTTATTGCGAAATCAGGCGAGAATGTGGTTCATGAaccatctttttttaataacatttgtTGATGTTATTCCACGAACAAACCAAGACATTATTCAATGACTCAGATCACGATGTCAAAACATTCTAATTCTCTGCAGCTTGCATATGATGCTGAAGCGAAGCTACTTCAGATGCTCCTCCCTACGGCCGATCCAAGAAACATGAATTTGAGTGGTGAAAGGGTCATTGATATCCTTCAGTCTGGAATTCAAGAAGTTGATCCAATATCATTTGTAGAAGAACATTATGGAACATCTACCGGAGGTACCAGCTCAATATCAACGCAAGGCTCCAACCAAGCAGAAGGAGCTGCAGCTGATACGCATAAAGATCATGACCAAAGTGAGGTTATCTGTGGTGAAGATTTAGAGCAGAATAGTGCATCCTATCGATCCATGTCTTCAAATCTGTTTCAGGAGATGGAAAACCTCTACCCATTCCTGCATGATGTGGATCTTGAAGCAACGGGTCAGGGCTATATCCCTGATGATCAACCTGTAAAAGAGTCTCAATCTGGAAAACAGTGCATCCCTTCTAGTCCCAAGCTTCAGAAGGTGTCTAGTCATTTAAAATGATCAAATATATGAACATCGTAATCATATGTAGgtgtaaaaattattaatgaaattttttttttgtatgtcgACAACACAAGTTCCAAACCAAGGTTGATGTGGCAGCATCGACATTAACAACAAGGCATTCACCAATCCCACCATGTCCCTTTGAGAGGACCCATAGTTGTCAGTTATTTTGTTACTCACTTAAAACCATTAAATTCTTTATCCGTAGTCGGGGGTCAGGTATCCTAGCACAACTTCATCAGTGGAGGTACGATTTCTATAGTAGGGTGGACAAATAAATGACAGAGATTTAAACTGGGGAGCTCTCCTAATGCCCCTATTTAATattgaaaccctttttttatCCAAGAGAGTTTTGCAATCGAATGAGAAAATTTGTAGATTTAAACAGTagtgaatttttttaattacttgacAGCTGCTTGTGATAGGTTAGACTACATGCTTGTTACTATACATTTTTCTTTGCTAGGCAGCAAAGGTTCTGACCCCCCCCTTCCTCTAGGTGCCGCcactgaaattcacattttaccACTCTATTGTGATGACTAATCACAAAATTAGGTGTGTTTTGGAAACGAAAGTGAAAGAATGATAAATAGGAGAAAACGGACAGAGAGAATTAAGGCATATTTCTATGAAAAcattaaatgcattatttaaTTATGAATGTCAAATTCCACATTCATACAGCTCGAATATGAAGGTGGGGTAAAGCTGCGCCACTCACGAGATGATCCCAGAAAAAGGAAGCGAAGAAGTGTACAAGTCATTGTCACAGGCCAGTCTTCTCTTGTAATCTCTACACCACAATTCACAGAGAAGGCTGCTGGTGAAGATTCCATCAGGCCACTGTCTGTCCCAGCATCTATACACATGTTTAACAGAGAATCAACAACATTGGAAGATCTTGGTTGGGTCAGGAGCCAGAAGGTAAAAGAGGATGCCAGCAGTGAAGATGTAGGGGAACACAGCAAAAAAGCATGCAGTATTGCACATGTGTCTGTGATAGAAAAGCGTACGCAAACCGATCCAACATCTTCTGATGAAGACGATTCCGGTGTGTCAAGCAAAGACTTGGCATCGATATCAAGGCATGGATTCAATAGGCAGGATTTCTACAGAGAGATAAAGTCAGGGAAAGATCTGTCAAAGTGGGGTATAAGTGCAGATAGTGTAGCGCAACATCAAATTAAATGTGTAGATACTGTATCACATATATCTGTGACATCCAATCTGGTCGAGGAGATGGAAGACTTGTACCCTTTCTTGCGTGATGTGACACATTTATCGGCACATCTCGACAATCTCTCTGCCATCATGACAAACTCTCAAAACGTTCGTTCTGAAGGACAGGGCACCCTTCCTCGTCCTGGACAAGAGAGGTATAGCACAAACAGTTTGCTGGAAGGACCCTTTAGTTTTGAAGAGATGTTCAGCCAGCCGTACTGTTGTCTAAGGATGGTGTTAGAAGAAAGGTTTCCTTTGGCAAAGCTTCGCTGGTTGGTCAGGTGTCTTCAGGCTCTGACTGAGTCGGTCAAAGAACAGGTCTCACGTAAGTGCCTCAAGTTATTCACTAAAATTATAACTATattgtattatgattattttccaCTTTCACCAACTTGATGTACAGTCGGTAATTCAAACAGTAACAAAATTTCTTCAAGCA carries:
- the LOC121418324 gene encoding uncharacterized protein LOC121418324 isoform X1 encodes the protein MIFFIGYQVVEKMVELLGQWDNQIETEIWASYEALFFSSTLSDILKVYVLAYDAEAKLLQMLLPTADPRNMNLSGERVIDILQSGIQEVDPISFVEEHYGTSTGGTSSISTQGSNQAEGAAADTHKDHDQSEVICGEDLEQNSASYRSMSSNLFQEMENLYPFLHDVDLEATGQGYIPDDQPVKESQSGKQCIPSSPKLQKLEYEGGVKLRHSRDDPRKRKRRSVQVIVTGQSSLVISTPQFTEKAAGEDSIRPLSVPASIHMFNRESTTLEDLGWVRSQKVKEDASSEDVGEHSKKACSIAHVSVIEKRTQTDPTSSDEDDSGVSSKDLASISRHGFNRQDFYREIKSGKDLSKWGISADSVAQHQIKCVDTVSHISVTSNLVEEMEDLYPFLRDVTHLSAHLDNLSAIMTNSQNVRSEGQGTLPRPGQERYSTNSLLEGPFSFEEMFSQPYCCLRMVLEERFPLAKLRWLVRCLQALTESVKEQVSRKCLKLFTKIITILYYDYFPLSPT
- the LOC121418324 gene encoding uncharacterized protein LOC121418324 isoform X2 — protein: MVELLGQWDNQIETEIWASYEALFFSSTLSDILKVYVLAYDAEAKLLQMLLPTADPRNMNLSGERVIDILQSGIQEVDPISFVEEHYGTSTGGTSSISTQGSNQAEGAAADTHKDHDQSEVICGEDLEQNSASYRSMSSNLFQEMENLYPFLHDVDLEATGQGYIPDDQPVKESQSGKQCIPSSPKLQKLEYEGGVKLRHSRDDPRKRKRRSVQVIVTGQSSLVISTPQFTEKAAGEDSIRPLSVPASIHMFNRESTTLEDLGWVRSQKVKEDASSEDVGEHSKKACSIAHVSVIEKRTQTDPTSSDEDDSGVSSKDLASISRHGFNRQDFYREIKSGKDLSKWGISADSVAQHQIKCVDTVSHISVTSNLVEEMEDLYPFLRDVTHLSAHLDNLSAIMTNSQNVRSEGQGTLPRPGQERYSTNSLLEGPFSFEEMFSQPYCCLRMVLEERFPLAKLRWLVRCLQALTESVKEQVSRKCLKLFTKIITILYYDYFPLSPT